The proteins below come from a single Pedobacter aquae genomic window:
- a CDS encoding SDR family oxidoreductase → MDFQNKVVVITGASSGIGKALAEEFAKKGAHIAIAARQYVKLCEITNEIQEKYKVKSLAIQADVTQEEDCKNIINQTLYTMGRIDILINNAGISMRALFRDLDLEVLKQVMDINFWGAVYCTKYALPELINNNGSVVAISSIAGYKGLPGRTGYSASKFAMNGFFEALRVENLKTGLHVMVACPGFTASNIRNVALNSEARPQGETSMDEGKMMTAEEVAHKIIGGIASRKNTLIMTAQGKLTVFLQKIAPSFLNKLVYNHFTKEKDPLIR, encoded by the coding sequence ATGGATTTTCAAAACAAAGTTGTAGTTATTACAGGCGCATCTAGCGGTATTGGCAAAGCATTGGCAGAGGAATTTGCTAAAAAAGGAGCCCATATTGCTATAGCTGCAAGACAGTATGTTAAACTTTGCGAAATTACCAATGAAATTCAGGAAAAATACAAAGTAAAATCCTTAGCCATTCAGGCTGATGTAACGCAGGAAGAGGATTGTAAAAACATCATCAACCAAACTTTATATACCATGGGCCGCATTGATATTTTAATTAATAATGCGGGTATTTCTATGCGAGCCTTGTTTAGAGATTTAGATTTAGAAGTCTTAAAACAAGTAATGGATATTAATTTTTGGGGCGCTGTTTATTGTACCAAATATGCTTTACCAGAATTAATCAATAATAATGGCTCTGTAGTTGCCATATCCTCTATTGCAGGTTATAAAGGTTTACCAGGCAGAACGGGCTACTCGGCTTCAAAATTTGCTATGAATGGTTTCTTTGAAGCTTTAAGAGTAGAAAATTTAAAAACAGGTTTACATGTAATGGTAGCTTGCCCTGGTTTCACCGCATCTAACATCAGAAATGTAGCTTTAAACAGCGAAGCTCGTCCGCAAGGAGAAACCAGTATGGATGAAGGTAAAATGATGACTGCCGAAGAAGTAGCTCATAAAATTATTGGCGGCATAGCTAGCAGAAAAAACACTTTAATTATGACGGCCCAAGGAAAACTAACCGTTTTCTTACAAAAGATAGCCCCTAGCTTCTTAAATAAATTGGTTTACAACCATTTTACTAAAGAAAAAGACCCTTTAATTAGGTAA
- a CDS encoding glycosyltransferase family 2 protein: MKLSIVIVNYNVRDLLQQAIDSLLDACKEIEYEFFVVDNASDDQSVEMLQSHYPTIKVISNNINIGFSKANNQAIKQAKGEYILVINPDTITSKDTLSKTIAFMDEHPEAGGLGLRMINGQGEFLQESKRQIPGISTVLFHFSGLSKLLPQSKFFSSYYAHQVGEFETAEVDILAGAFMLLRKKALDKAGLFDENFFMYGEDIDLSYRLKLSGYQNYYYGNTYIIHFKGQSTKKYNWRYIKNFYGAMLIFARKYFFKF, translated from the coding sequence TTGAAACTGTCTATCGTTATTGTAAACTATAATGTAAGGGATTTGCTACAACAAGCAATTGATTCATTATTAGATGCATGTAAGGAGATAGAATACGAGTTTTTTGTGGTAGATAATGCCTCTGATGATCAAAGTGTGGAGATGCTACAAAGTCATTATCCAACAATAAAAGTCATCAGTAACAACATAAATATTGGTTTTTCTAAGGCTAATAATCAGGCGATAAAGCAGGCCAAGGGAGAATATATTTTAGTCATTAACCCAGACACCATCACCAGCAAAGATACGCTAAGTAAAACCATCGCTTTTATGGATGAACACCCTGAAGCTGGTGGTTTAGGATTGCGAATGATAAACGGACAAGGAGAATTCTTACAAGAATCTAAAAGACAAATTCCTGGTATTTCAACGGTGTTATTCCATTTTTCTGGTTTAAGCAAACTGCTACCTCAATCAAAGTTTTTTAGCAGCTATTACGCACATCAAGTTGGCGAATTTGAAACTGCCGAAGTAGATATTTTAGCTGGTGCTTTTATGTTATTGAGGAAAAAAGCTTTAGATAAGGCAGGTTTGTTTGATGAAAATTTCTTTATGTATGGCGAGGATATAGACCTTTCTTACCGTTTAAAACTTAGTGGTTATCAAAACTACTATTACGGTAATACCTATATCATTCATTTTAAAGGGCAAAGCACCAAAAAGTATAATTGGCGATATATCAAGAATTTTTACGGAGCAATGCTGATATTTGCCCGTAAGTATTTTTTTAAATTTTAA
- a CDS encoding L-threonylcarbamoyladenylate synthase, with the protein MLLRIYEENPNEKAIEQVVQVLRKGGIIIYPTDTVYGLGCDITNSKAIEKIARLRGIKPEKANFSFICYDLSHISDYIKPIDNTTFRVLKKALPGPFTFIFNASNKVPKLLSSQKKTVGIRVPDNNIARCIVKELGNPIVSTSIHDDDDIIEYSTDPELIYEKYKDQVDLVIDGGYGDNVASTVVSCFDGEFDIIREGKGDLSEYL; encoded by the coding sequence ATGCTGTTACGTATATACGAAGAGAATCCAAACGAGAAAGCTATTGAACAAGTAGTACAGGTATTAAGAAAGGGGGGTATCATCATTTACCCAACAGATACGGTATATGGTTTGGGTTGCGATATTACCAACAGCAAGGCCATAGAAAAGATAGCTCGTTTAAGAGGAATAAAACCAGAGAAAGCCAATTTTTCTTTCATTTGTTACGATTTAAGCCATATCTCAGATTATATCAAACCCATAGACAATACCACTTTCAGAGTTTTAAAGAAAGCTTTGCCAGGTCCTTTTACTTTTATTTTTAATGCTAGCAATAAAGTTCCAAAGCTTTTATCTAGTCAAAAGAAAACGGTTGGTATCCGTGTTCCAGATAATAATATAGCCCGTTGTATTGTAAAAGAGTTGGGTAACCCTATTGTTTCTACCTCTATCCATGATGATGATGATATTATCGAATACTCTACAGATCCAGAATTAATCTACGAGAAATATAAAGACCAGGTTGATTTGGTTATTGATGGTGGCTATGGAGATAACGTAGCCTCTACCGTAGTAAGCTGTTTTGATGGTGAATTTGACATCATCCGTGAAGGAAAAGGCGACTTATCTGAATATTTATAA
- the trpA gene encoding tryptophan synthase subunit alpha, whose product MNRLKQLFDKKDKDILSVYFTAGYPTLDATLKIAEELQNAGADFLEIGFPYSDPLADGPVIQKSSEVAIENGMTLKVLFEQLKSLREKIHIPVLLMGYANPMIQYGVKEFCKKAAEVGVDGVIVPDLPMYEYEELYKNDFIDNGLSNVFLVTPQTSEERIRKIDGLSHGFIYLLSSSSTTGKALNVSDEIGIYYQRVKDMKLNNPLIIGFGISDQKSFERANQYANGAIVGSAFVKTLADKDDYLAHIPAFVKGIKG is encoded by the coding sequence ATGAACCGACTTAAACAACTATTCGATAAAAAAGACAAAGATATTTTATCGGTATATTTTACAGCAGGATACCCTACTTTAGATGCTACACTTAAAATTGCTGAGGAGCTTCAAAATGCCGGAGCAGATTTTTTAGAGATAGGTTTCCCCTACTCGGACCCCTTAGCAGATGGCCCTGTTATTCAAAAAAGTTCTGAAGTGGCTATAGAAAATGGTATGACATTAAAAGTACTGTTTGAGCAATTGAAATCTTTGAGAGAAAAAATTCATATCCCTGTTTTACTGATGGGCTATGCCAACCCCATGATACAATATGGTGTAAAAGAATTCTGTAAAAAAGCCGCAGAAGTTGGTGTAGATGGTGTTATTGTACCAGATTTACCGATGTACGAATATGAAGAACTGTATAAAAATGATTTCATAGATAACGGTTTAAGTAATGTTTTCTTGGTTACACCACAAACTTCAGAAGAAAGAATCAGAAAAATTGATGGTTTATCTCATGGTTTTATTTATTTATTATCATCATCATCAACCACAGGTAAAGCCTTAAACGTATCAGATGAAATTGGTATTTACTACCAAAGGGTAAAAGACATGAAACTTAACAACCCTTTGATTATTGGTTTTGGTATATCAGATCAAAAAAGCTTTGAAAGAGCTAACCAATATGCAAACGGAGCTATTGTAGGTAGCGCATTCGTTAAAACTCTTGCCGATAAGGATGATTATTTAGCTCATATTCCTGCTTTTGTTAAGGGGATTAAAGGGTAG
- a CDS encoding phosphoribosylanthranilate isomerase: protein MSLKIKVCGMKYEANINELGSLEPDFMGFIFYPKSARFIGVDFDRQDVLKLPKHIIKTAVYVNALAHEIVEFSRIYGIGTVQLHGEESPELCLNLKKEGFKVIKAFGIHPDFNFDELTAYADVVDLFLFDTKIDSYGGSGKTFDWNILNQYQLNIPFMLSGGLSLKNLEKVKKLTHPQLYGVDLNSKFEVEPGVKI from the coding sequence ATGAGCTTAAAAATAAAAGTTTGCGGAATGAAATATGAGGCTAATATCAACGAATTAGGCTCTTTAGAACCAGATTTTATGGGTTTTATATTTTACCCTAAATCTGCCCGATTTATTGGTGTTGATTTTGACCGTCAGGACGTGTTAAAGCTTCCTAAACATATTATCAAAACTGCTGTTTACGTTAATGCACTAGCGCATGAGATTGTAGAGTTTAGTAGAATTTATGGCATAGGCACAGTGCAACTTCACGGAGAGGAAAGTCCAGAGCTTTGCCTAAACCTAAAAAAAGAAGGTTTTAAAGTAATCAAAGCATTTGGTATTCATCCTGATTTTAATTTTGATGAATTAACAGCTTACGCAGATGTTGTTGATTTATTTTTATTTGATACAAAAATTGATTCCTACGGCGGTTCTGGTAAAACTTTTGACTGGAATATCTTAAATCAATATCAATTAAACATACCGTTTATGTTAAGTGGAGGTTTATCTTTAAAAAACCTCGAAAAAGTTAAAAAACTAACGCACCCACAGCTATATGGTGTCGATTTAAATTCTAAATTTGAAGTTGAACCTGGTGTTAAAATATAG
- a CDS encoding MmcQ/YjbR family DNA-binding protein, whose translation MVNFETFRNFALALPEVKEAPHHQKTAFKVKGKIFATFNHEANRCCLKFNLVDQDVFSRLFPNVVYAVPNKFGGHGWTLVQYTHIQADILKDLLHVAYCHVAPPKLSALVIAHNLA comes from the coding sequence ATGGTAAACTTTGAGACATTCAGGAATTTTGCTTTGGCACTGCCAGAAGTTAAAGAAGCGCCACATCATCAAAAAACTGCATTTAAAGTTAAAGGGAAGATATTTGCTACTTTTAATCATGAAGCCAATCGCTGCTGCTTAAAGTTTAATTTGGTTGATCAGGATGTTTTTAGCAGGTTATTTCCTAATGTTGTTTATGCCGTACCTAATAAATTTGGCGGTCATGGGTGGACATTAGTTCAATATACCCACATACAAGCTGATATTTTAAAAGACCTTCTTCATGTTGCTTATTGCCATGTAGCACCTCCTAAATTAAGTGCTTTGGTAATTGCTCATAATCTTGCCTGA
- the recR gene encoding recombination mediator RecR gives MNFSSKLLENAVNEFGNLPGIGKKTALRLVLHLLKESKEDVDTFASSIITLKNNIKYCKTCHNISDFDICEICNSFKRDHSLICVVEDTRDVMAIENTNQYNGLYHVLNGLISPMDGVGPADLMIDSLVERIKNQEVKEIIFALSATMEGDTTIFYLHKKLKDFNLKISTLARGIAFGGEIEYADEITLGRSITTRVPYENTLNK, from the coding sequence ATGAATTTCTCCTCTAAATTATTAGAGAATGCCGTTAACGAGTTTGGTAACTTACCAGGAATAGGTAAAAAAACTGCATTAAGATTAGTTTTACATCTTTTAAAAGAAAGCAAAGAAGACGTAGATACCTTTGCTAGCAGCATTATTACCTTAAAAAACAACATCAAATACTGCAAAACCTGCCACAATATTTCCGACTTTGATATTTGCGAGATTTGTAACTCTTTTAAAAGAGACCATTCTTTAATTTGTGTGGTTGAGGATACCAGAGATGTGATGGCTATTGAAAACACCAACCAGTACAACGGTTTATATCACGTTTTAAACGGATTGATATCTCCTATGGATGGTGTTGGCCCTGCCGATTTAATGATTGATTCTTTAGTAGAGCGTATTAAAAATCAAGAGGTTAAAGAAATCATATTTGCTCTTAGCGCTACAATGGAGGGCGATACCACCATATTTTACCTGCATAAAAAACTTAAAGACTTTAACCTTAAGATTAGTACCCTAGCTAGAGGTATTGCCTTTGGCGGAGAAATAGAATATGCCGATGAAATTACTTTAGGAAGATCTATCACCACCCGTGTTCCTTATGAAAACACTTTAAATAAATAA
- the trpD gene encoding anthranilate phosphoribosyltransferase: MKEILNHLFEHKTFSTAESKEILKKITLGNYNNSQMAAFMTAYCMRSITVDELQGFKDAMLELCLPVKLNQNFNLIDLCGTGGDGKDTFNISTLASFVVAGAGYHVAKHGNYGVSSGCGSSNVMEYLGYQFTNQEDKLLKSLDQAGICFLHAPLFHPAMKHIAPLRKELGVKTFFNMLGPMVNPAQPQNQIVGVFSLELARLYAYIYQKSNLNYTILHALEGYDEVSLTCDFKTFSNQGEQLYAIKDIGFDKIDAETITGGSTVEDSAKIFLSVLNNQASTEQSSVVLVNAALAIKTIENDLSFSDCFYKAETALLNGSALKSFQKLIAISKN, translated from the coding sequence ATGAAAGAAATTCTAAACCATTTATTTGAACATAAGACTTTTAGCACCGCAGAGTCTAAAGAGATATTAAAGAAAATTACCTTAGGCAATTATAATAACTCGCAAATGGCGGCTTTTATGACAGCCTATTGCATGCGTTCTATTACCGTAGATGAGTTACAAGGCTTTAAAGATGCTATGCTAGAGCTTTGCCTACCTGTTAAACTTAACCAAAACTTCAACCTGATAGATTTATGCGGTACCGGTGGCGATGGTAAAGACACTTTTAATATTTCTACATTAGCTTCTTTTGTAGTTGCTGGTGCTGGTTATCATGTTGCAAAACATGGTAATTACGGTGTTTCATCTGGTTGTGGCTCATCAAACGTGATGGAATATTTAGGCTATCAATTCACCAATCAAGAAGATAAACTATTAAAAAGTTTAGACCAGGCCGGAATTTGCTTTTTACATGCTCCTTTGTTTCATCCGGCTATGAAACATATTGCTCCTCTTCGTAAAGAACTTGGGGTAAAAACATTTTTCAATATGTTGGGGCCTATGGTTAATCCGGCGCAACCGCAAAACCAAATTGTTGGTGTATTTAGTTTAGAGCTAGCCCGTTTATATGCTTATATCTATCAAAAATCAAATTTAAACTATACCATTTTACACGCTTTAGAAGGTTATGATGAGGTATCTCTAACCTGCGATTTTAAAACTTTCTCTAACCAAGGCGAACAATTGTATGCCATTAAAGACATAGGTTTTGATAAAATTGATGCTGAAACCATTACAGGTGGCTCAACTGTTGAAGATTCAGCTAAAATATTTTTAAGTGTTTTAAACAACCAAGCGAGTACAGAACAAAGCAGCGTTGTTTTGGTAAATGCAGCCTTAGCTATCAAAACCATAGAGAATGATTTAAGCTTTTCAGATTGCTTTTATAAAGCAGAAACGGCCTTGCTCAATGGCAGTGCATTAAAATCTTTTCAAAAACTTATAGCAATTAGCAAGAATTAA
- a CDS encoding SPW repeat protein yields MKISRLLHAVADYLSGVFLLLAPWLFQFEHVASARLIAIIVGLMILMMSLLTRYEGGFQKIISMKTHLYVDVFTGIFLAASPWLFNFYQEVTIPHVLIGGLAILFGLFTDKNSQEEKEQQTLILKKYRYGKSKSISRR; encoded by the coding sequence ATGAAAATAAGTAGGTTATTACACGCTGTTGCTGATTATTTATCAGGTGTATTCCTGTTGTTAGCACCATGGCTATTTCAGTTTGAACATGTGGCATCAGCCAGATTAATAGCCATTATAGTTGGATTAATGATTCTTATGATGTCTTTATTAACCAGGTATGAAGGTGGCTTTCAAAAAATTATCAGCATGAAAACTCACTTGTATGTAGATGTTTTTACTGGGATATTTCTGGCTGCCTCTCCTTGGTTATTTAATTTTTATCAAGAAGTCACTATTCCACATGTACTTATTGGTGGTTTAGCCATTTTATTTGGGCTTTTTACAGATAAAAATTCACAAGAAGAAAAAGAACAGCAAACTTTAATTTTAAAAAAATACCGTTATGGAAAATCAAAATCAATATCAAGAAGGTAA
- the trpB gene encoding tryptophan synthase subunit beta, whose protein sequence is MAHTNYRVTEKGYYGDFGGAYIPEMLYPNIEELRNNYLNIIAQPDFQAEFQSLLKDYVGRPSPLYLAKRLSEKYGATIFLKREDLNHTGAHKINNTVGQILLAEKLGKKRIIAETGAGQHGVATATVCALKGLECIIYMGEVDIERQAPNVARMKMMGATVIPATSGSKTLKDATNEAMRDWINNPVDTHYIIGSVVGPHPYPEMVSRFQSIISEETKKQLVEHTGSPSPDYVLACVGGGSNAMGMFYHFLDDEHVRLIAAEAAGLGVNSGHSAATSVLGKEGVLHGSRTILMQTEDGQVIEPYSISAGLDYPGIGPQHAHLHKTKRVEYVSITDAEAMDASLLLSQLEGIIPAIESAHALAQLEKMTFKGDEIVVICLSGRGDKDLNTFMKYFNL, encoded by the coding sequence ATGGCACATACAAACTATAGAGTAACAGAGAAAGGATATTACGGAGATTTTGGCGGGGCTTATATCCCAGAAATGTTATACCCTAATATTGAGGAGCTTAGAAATAATTATTTAAATATTATAGCGCAGCCAGATTTCCAAGCCGAGTTTCAATCGCTATTGAAAGACTATGTAGGCAGGCCTTCTCCTTTATATCTCGCTAAAAGATTATCAGAAAAATATGGTGCTACCATTTTCTTAAAACGCGAAGATTTAAACCATACTGGTGCTCATAAAATTAACAATACTGTTGGGCAAATTCTTTTAGCCGAGAAATTAGGCAAAAAAAGAATCATTGCGGAGACAGGTGCCGGGCAACATGGTGTAGCAACCGCTACAGTTTGTGCATTAAAAGGTTTAGAGTGCATTATATATATGGGTGAGGTTGATATAGAAAGACAAGCACCAAACGTTGCCCGTATGAAAATGATGGGCGCAACAGTTATACCTGCAACTTCTGGAAGTAAAACACTTAAAGATGCTACCAACGAAGCTATGAGAGACTGGATTAACAACCCGGTTGATACGCATTATATCATTGGTTCTGTAGTTGGGCCACACCCCTATCCAGAAATGGTTTCTCGTTTTCAATCTATCATTTCTGAGGAAACAAAAAAACAATTGGTAGAACATACAGGCTCACCATCTCCAGATTATGTATTGGCTTGTGTGGGCGGCGGTAGTAATGCTATGGGTATGTTTTACCATTTTTTGGATGATGAGCATGTAAGACTTATTGCTGCAGAAGCCGCTGGTTTAGGTGTAAACTCTGGCCACTCGGCAGCAACTTCTGTATTAGGAAAAGAAGGCGTACTGCATGGTTCAAGAACTATTTTAATGCAAACAGAAGATGGTCAAGTGATAGAACCTTATTCTATCTCTGCTGGTTTAGATTACCCTGGTATTGGTCCTCAGCATGCGCATTTACATAAAACCAAGCGAGTAGAATATGTAAGTATTACCGATGCTGAAGCTATGGATGCTAGTTTATTGCTTTCTCAGTTGGAAGGTATTATACCAGCTATAGAATCGGCACATGCCTTAGCACAATTAGAGAAAATGACCTTTAAAGGTGATGAAATTGTGGTGATTTGCTTATCAGGCCGTGGCGATAAGGATTTAAATACCTTTATGAAATATTTCAACCTTTAA
- a CDS encoding DUF2200 domain-containing protein has product MNTTPEHDERMVKITFASVYPHYLAKVERKGRTKEELHQVITWLTGFHDAEIEAFIADGLTFKDFFDKAHLNPLASLIKGSICGYKIEEIENPLTKNVRYLDKLVDELAKGKKMEKVLRG; this is encoded by the coding sequence ATGAATACTACTCCTGAACACGATGAGCGCATGGTAAAAATAACTTTTGCATCTGTTTATCCTCATTATTTAGCAAAAGTAGAGCGTAAAGGGAGAACAAAAGAAGAACTTCATCAAGTGATTACCTGGCTAACAGGTTTTCATGATGCCGAAATTGAAGCTTTTATAGCTGATGGTCTAACTTTTAAAGATTTTTTTGATAAAGCCCATTTAAACCCTTTAGCAAGTTTGATAAAAGGTAGTATTTGCGGTTATAAAATAGAAGAGATAGAAAATCCGCTAACTAAAAATGTTCGGTATTTAGATAAATTGGTTGATGAATTAGCAAAAGGGAAGAAGATGGAGAAGGTTTTGAGGGGTTAG
- the nhaA gene encoding Na+/H+ antiporter NhaA, with protein MPKLINLKVFKDFFQSQSAGGILLMICVIISLTIANTSLGPALENFLNKEVGYHSDALHLRYPVLLWINDGLMAIFFLLVGLEIKRELVEGELSSIKQASLPIFAAIGGMLAPALIYALVNLSSPTLHGWGIPMATDIAFAIAVISLLGDKVPLSLKIFLTALAIVDDLGAILVIAFFYTEELHLAYLPYILVCLALLFALNYFNVKRIWMYIIPGLCLWYFVHGFGVHATIAGVLTAFFLPTTEDDQESPLEKLEHLLVKPVNFFIMPVFALANTNIKFESAMLNGLTSPLSLGIILGLIIGKPLGITLMSYLAVKLKISTLPSGVKWKQVLGLGLLAGIGFTMSIFIALLSFSEYENQLQAKFSILIASVLAGILGYLVLNTIAKRGAKSV; from the coding sequence ATGCCGAAACTTATCAATTTAAAAGTATTTAAAGATTTCTTCCAGTCGCAATCTGCTGGTGGTATTTTATTGATGATATGTGTTATCATTTCTTTAACCATTGCCAATACCAGTTTAGGCCCCGCCTTAGAAAATTTTTTAAACAAAGAAGTTGGTTACCATAGCGATGCCTTGCATTTGCGTTACCCGGTATTGTTATGGATAAACGATGGCTTAATGGCTATATTTTTCCTCTTAGTAGGTTTAGAAATTAAAAGAGAGTTGGTAGAGGGCGAGTTATCATCTATAAAACAAGCCAGTTTACCCATATTTGCAGCCATAGGAGGTATGTTGGCTCCGGCATTAATTTATGCTTTGGTTAATCTTTCTTCACCAACTTTACATGGTTGGGGCATACCTATGGCCACAGATATAGCTTTTGCAATAGCCGTAATTTCTTTATTAGGAGATAAAGTTCCATTATCCTTAAAAATATTTTTAACCGCCTTAGCTATTGTAGATGATTTGGGTGCTATCCTCGTGATTGCGTTTTTTTATACCGAGGAGCTACATTTAGCCTACTTGCCTTATATTTTGGTTTGTTTAGCTTTATTGTTTGCACTCAATTATTTCAATGTAAAAAGAATTTGGATGTACATCATCCCGGGATTATGCTTATGGTATTTTGTACATGGTTTTGGTGTACATGCTACTATAGCAGGGGTTTTAACAGCATTTTTCTTACCTACTACTGAAGACGACCAAGAATCTCCGTTAGAGAAATTAGAACACCTGTTGGTGAAACCAGTAAACTTCTTCATTATGCCTGTTTTTGCCTTAGCCAATACCAATATCAAATTTGAATCTGCCATGTTAAATGGCTTAACTAGCCCTTTAAGCTTAGGTATTATTTTAGGTTTGATAATAGGGAAGCCTTTAGGTATTACGCTAATGTCTTATTTAGCAGTAAAACTTAAAATAAGTACTTTACCAAGCGGCGTAAAATGGAAACAAGTTTTAGGTTTAGGCTTACTAGCTGGCATAGGGTTTACCATGTCTATCTTTATTGCGCTCTTATCTTTTAGCGAGTACGAGAACCAATTGCAAGCTAAGTTTTCTATCTTGATAGCATCTGTACTGGCTGGTATTTTAGGCTATTTGGTTTTAAATACCATAGCGAAGCGAGGAGCAAAATCTGTTTAG
- a CDS encoding DUF6794 domain-containing protein, which yields MRNSILIILLFASSSIFGQTESKKENYKPLNLEEAVEQLKIIHHDTTKQKILEMTEDEYMGGAHMGLGMWMRNNWGLWKGKELADYFNSIGIYHPDDMLGIILTSYYRELHDQEWKVDEQVKYYQDYWKKSNEHFQRLKTDTAYQKMIQAKQDSLKQVRFEQKKAEWTKGKKVVGYLGYQCRLLDLGMKTKIEGTVVEWTTDNKLIVHIDNYVEANKMKRVKKCNDVQNDTVIIENHTSFRLKGK from the coding sequence ATGAGAAACAGTATTCTAATCATATTACTTTTTGCCTCTTCATCCATTTTTGGACAGACAGAATCGAAGAAAGAGAATTACAAGCCTCTCAACTTAGAAGAAGCTGTTGAACAACTAAAAATTATCCATCACGACACGACCAAGCAGAAAATTCTCGAAATGACGGAAGACGAATATATGGGTGGTGCTCATATGGGACTCGGAATGTGGATGAGAAACAATTGGGGACTGTGGAAAGGCAAAGAACTTGCGGACTATTTTAATTCCATCGGCATTTATCACCCAGACGACATGTTGGGAATTATTCTGACTTCTTATTACAGAGAACTTCATGACCAAGAATGGAAAGTAGATGAACAAGTTAAGTACTATCAAGACTATTGGAAGAAGTCAAATGAGCATTTCCAAAGACTTAAGACTGACACCGCCTATCAAAAAATGATTCAAGCAAAACAAGACTCTCTCAAACAAGTTCGTTTTGAGCAGAAAAAAGCTGAATGGACAAAAGGAAAAAAGGTCGTTGGTTATCTAGGCTATCAATGCAGACTACTTGACCTTGGAATGAAGACAAAAATTGAAGGAACAGTTGTGGAATGGACTACAGACAACAAGCTTATCGTTCATATTGACAATTATGTTGAAGCGAATAAAATGAAGCGAGTTAAAAAATGTAATGATGTTCAGAACGACACAGTTATAATAGAAAATCATACTTCGTTTCGACTGAAAGGAAAATAA